A single genomic interval of Primulina huaijiensis isolate GDHJ02 chromosome 7, ASM1229523v2, whole genome shotgun sequence harbors:
- the LOC140981233 gene encoding protein phosphatase 2C 29-like, with amino-acid sequence MGAGFSQVFPCFSPAAGPNGTDPDLIFGVNAEPLDETLGHSFCYVRSSARFVSPMNSDRFVSPTQSLRFYDSSTAHTRPSKSSGLPETWFRAISGASVSANSSTPVTVLQLEDNCNDAMNAAAPQNANSSGGKGFVAGLPRGGSNVMLDGFESTSSFCALPLQRVPRSGGEAPSGPLERAFFMSGPIERGAVSGPLDAVASAAAGGDNNGSGGVPFSAPLGGMYVKKRKKKVISGIRKALYRNFSVVPVRNFIGGGGGGQKDVMAGHDSSREAAEMECDSNVQWALGKAGEDRVHVVVSEELGWLFVGIYDGFNGPDGPEFLMSNLYKAMYSELEGLFWDTNDTVSALNADTTDSSYPSNLNTDIVPESEDSKEGGSESSVKKVLFGGEHVEVKRRRLWEFLMEEDPEDGVDLSGSDRFAFSVDDALCVSNSSSAVNRRSLLSAKLKDGLPNGPKDKGSKRFFPWRFWLEGKHKADGELRENNIADDGETEEKKVSRIGRKRKVGVVDHELVLSAMSRALEITERAYLDLTDRVLDRYPELALMGSCLLVVLMRDEDVYTMNVGDSRAIVAQYELEEVSSSSEVRTHGDLGFNSGDIVEESVDVCERERNRVNVAHTNQSIELTALQLSTDHSTSIQEEVIRIKNEHPDDSSCIVNDRVKGRLKVTRAFGAGFLKQKKLNDALLEMFRNEYIGTTPYISCSPSLRHHKLSARDQFLVLSSDGLYQYFSNQEVVLRVQTFMERNSDGDPAQHLIEELLFRAARKAGMDFHELLDIPQGDRRKYHDDVTVMVVSLEGRIWKSSGKYL; translated from the exons ATGGGTGCCGGGTTTTCGCAGGTTTTTCCATGTTTCAGTCCTGCTGCCGGGCCGAACGGGACCGATCCGGACCTCATTTTCGGCGTCAATGCGGAGCCGCTCGACGAAACCCTAGGCCACTCCTTCTGCTACGTCCGGTCTTCCGCTCGCTTCGTCTCTCCCATGAACTCCGATCGCTTCGTTTCGCCCACTCAATCTCTTCGCTTCTATGATTCGTCCACTGCTCATACGAGGCCATCCAAATCGTCTGGGTTGCCTGAAACTTGGTTCCGAGCTATTTCTGGAGCTTCGGTTAGTGCCAACTCTTCCACTCCCGTAACTGTCCTGCAGCTTGAAGATAATTGCAACGATGCCATGAATGCTGCCGCCCCTCAAAATGCTAATAGCAGCGGCGGCAAGGGTTTTGTGGCTGGGCTGCCTAGGGGTGGCAGTAATGTAATGCTAGATGGATTTGAGAGTACATCGTCGTTTTGCGCCTTGCCACTGCAGCGGGTTCCTCGAAGTGGGGGCGAGGCACCTTCCGGCCCACTAGAGAGGGCCTTTTTCATGTCTGGCCCAATCGAGCGGGGAGCTGTCTCTGGACCGCTTGATGCTGTTGCTTCTGCTGCTGCTGGTGGCGATAACAATGGGAGTGGAGGGGTGCCATTTTCGGCTCCTCTTGGGGGAATGTATGTAAAGAAgagaaagaagaaggtgatttCAGGAATTCGAAAGGCTTTGTATCGAAACTTTTCGGTGGTCCCAGTACGGAATTTTATTGGAGGAGGTGGGGGTGGCCAGAAGGATGTTATGGCCGGACATGATAGCAGCCGAGAAGCTGCAGAGATGGAATGTGACAGTAATGTACAATGGGCATTAGGAAAAGCGGGGGAGGATCGGGTGCATGTTGTTGTGTCAGAGGAACTGGGTTGGCTCTTTGTTGGAATCTACGATGGATTTAATGGACCCGATGGCCCTGAATTCCTGATGAGCAATTTATACAAAGCCATGTATAGTGAATTAGAGGGTTTGTTTTGGGACACAAATGATACAGTTTCAGCTTTGAACGCAGATACTACCGATAGTTCTTATCCATCAAACCTTAACACAGACATTGTCCCAGAGTCTGAAGACAGCAAAGAAGGTGGTTCTGAATCATCAGTGAAAAAAGTTCTCTTTGGAGGGGAACATGTCGAAGTTAAGAGGAGGAGATTATGGGAATTTTTAATGGAGGAAGATCCAGAAGACGGGGTTGATCTATCGGGTTCTGATAGATTTGCATTCTCTGTTGATGATGCATTGTGCGTGAGTAATTCTAGCTCAGCAGTGAATAGGCGGTCCTTACTGTCGGCAAAACTGAAGGACGGGTTACCGAATGGGCCTAAGGATAAGGGCAGTAAGAGGTTCTTTCCATGGAGATTTTGGCTGGAGGGAAAACATAAAGCAGATGGAGAACTGAGGGAAAACAATATTGCAGATGATGGGGAAACTGAAGAGAAGAAAGTGAGTAGAATTGGTAGGAAGCGGAAGGTAGGAGTAGTTGATCACGAATTGGTGTTGAGTGCAATGTCTAGAGCGCTTGAAATTACTGAGCGAGCATATTTGGATTTGACCGATAGGGTTCTTGATCGGTACCCAGAGCTTGCATTGATGGGGTCTTGTTTGTTGGTTGTATTGATGAGGGATGAAGATGTGTATACGATGAACGTTGGGGATAGTCGGGCTATCGTAGCACAGTATGAACTTGAAGAGGTCAGTAGTAGTTCAGAAGTACGTACTCACGGGGATCTTGGGTTCAATAGCGGAGACATTGTCGAAGAGTCTGTAGATGTGTGCGAGAGGGAGCGTAATAGGGTTAATGTAGCTCACACAAATCAATCTATTGAGTTGACTGCTCTGCAGTTGTCCACTGACCATAGCACGAGCATACAGGAG GAAGTGATTAGAATCAAGAACGAGCACCCTGATGACTCTAGTTGCATAGTGAATGACAGGGTTAAAGGCCGTCTTAAAGTAACTCGTGCATTTGGGGCTGGATTTCTCAAACAG aaaaaattaaatgatgccttGTTAGAAATGTTTCGGAATGAGTATATTGGTACCACCCCTTACATATCGTGTTCACCTTCTCTTCGCCACCACAAACTGTCAGCCAGAGATCAGTTTTTGGTGCTTTCATCTGATGGCTTGTATCAATATTTTAGCAATCAAGAGGTGGTGTTGCGTGTACAGACTTTTATGGAGAGGAACTCCGATGGAGATCCTGCTCAGCACCTGATAGAGGAGCTTTTGTTCCGTGCTGCGAGAAAAGCTG GAATGGATTTTCACGAGCTTCTGGATATTCCACAAGGAGATCGTAGGAAGTACCATGATGACGTTACAGTTATGGTGGTATCTCTTGAGGGTAGAATTTGGAAATCATCAGGGAAATACCTCTGA